The following DNA comes from Halobacillus litoralis.
CCTCCAACTTTCACGCCTTTTGCGTTCAGCGCCGCTTTGACCGGAGAAGGACTTGGGGCAGAGAAGATGGCATTCATGACTGGTACGAGCTTCTGATGCATTCGTGCAGCAAAGGCGAAGTCTCCTTCACGGAAGCTTTGAACCATCTGCTGCATTTCATTTCCGATGACGTGGGCCGAAACAGATACGATTCCTGTTCCTCCGATCGATACGAAGGGCAATGTGTTGGAATCTTCTCCGCTATAGACAGAAAAGTCATCAGGAGTGTCACGGATGATTTCTGTTGCGTCATCAAGATCGCCACTCGCTTCTTTGACGGAAACGATGTTATTGATAGCAGAAAGGCGAATGATCGTCGCTGGTTCCATGTTTACGACACTTCTGCCGGGAATGTTATAAAGCATGACGGGGAGGGATGTCGCTTTTGCGATTGTTGAGAAGTGTTGGTAAAGTCCCTCTTGGGTTGGTTTATTATAATAAGGAGTGACGAGCATGATCGCATCGACGCCGGCTTCTTCAGCTTTATGAGTCAGACTGATCGAAGCTCGTGTGTTATTGGAGCCTGTGCCGGCAATGACCGGGACTCTCCCATCGACGACTTCGACAACGAATTTGAAGAGGATCAATTTTTCTTCTGTAGTCAATGTCGGTGACTCACCTGTGGTTCCTGCTATGACTAAGGCGTCCGAACCATTTCCGATCAAGTGGTTGACTAACGATCTGGTCGCCTCAAAGTCAATATTCTCCTGGCTGTCGAACGGGGTTACCATTGCTGTTAATACTTGGCCGAAATTCATAACCTCACACCCTTTTGTGAATTTTAATATTTTCGAGGCAGTGAGGGCCATACAGCAGTAAAAAAACAAAAAAGCAGCAACGAGGGATCGCTGCTGCCGTAGAAACTTAGTCCGTTCCTGCGTAAGATAGCCCTCCATATAGTCTCCTATATGACAGTCCTGCACTTATTAAGCATCAGAACCAGCTTCAGGATGATGAGTTTCGAGAAGCTTCGGCAATTTCCCCTTTCCCTATGTGTCACAGGAGCTCATTCTCCTCAACATACGTACTCATGTCATTGCACCTCTATCCTTACTTCAAAATCAATTGAAATAAGAAAATATTTAGTTATAGAGAATAGTATCAAACAATTGTTTTTTACACAAGTGGTTTGACAGGACTCGTGGAATTTTGACAATAGTATATATTACCAAATTTTGAGCTAGCAAGAAGTGGCGAATTCACTCAAACTTCTTAAGGTTTATGCGGGAAAATCCGTCTGGAGGCGGAAGTTGAATCATTCTCAGGGATATCGTCATTGCTTTGGAATTTTTATACACTTTTATTAATCATTTAAAAAAAGGTGTGAGAATCATGGCTGTCAATGATATCGCTATGGAAGAGGCAACAGTTGAACCAAAAAAAATCCCCTCAATATTCAAGAATAGAAATTTTCTATTGTTGTGGGGAGCTGCCCTTTTGTCGAGTTTCGGAATCTCCTTTTTCCTCTTTTCCCAAAGCTGGTATGTCGTCAATGTATTAGGTTTAGAAGCTTCTCTTGGAATCCTTTATATCGCTGTAAGTATCCCGCGTGTCTTATTCATGATCATCAGCGGAACCGTCGCGGACCGGTATAGTAAAACGAAAATCATGTTTCTATCAGACTTCATTCGCGGATTACTTTTAATCGGCCTTGTCGCATGGTTTTTGTTCGGTGGGATCACATTATGGACCTTCGTTACTTTCGCCTTTTTCTTCGGTATTTTAGATGCGTTTTTCTGGGCGGCGGAGAGTGCGGTCATACCGTCTATTGTCCATAAGGAAAACTTGACGCGTGGAAATTCGGTCATTCAAATGACGAACCAGACATCGTTCATACTAGCTCCTATGCTTGCAGGAATAATCATCGCTTTCGGTAATTATGAAATTGTATTTGTAACAACAGCTGTTATGTTGATCATTGCAAGTTCCCTCATTTTCCTTATGCGTGTTCCTAAAGGGAATGATGAAGAAGGGGAGGAAAAGGAATTTTGGGAAACGTTCAAGGAAGGCCTGCTTTACGTCAAACAATCGCGGGTGCTGCTCATCATTGTTCTGACTACTGTTTTCTTGAATTTATTTTTGGTCGGACCGATGACGATGGGGCTTCCTTTGTTCGTCAAAAATATTTTGGATGGAACGTCGGTTGACTTCAGTTTGTTAGAAGCGGGATTAGCTGGTGGAATGCTGGTAGGGTCCGTCGTTATCGGAGTATTGAACTTGAAGAAAAATCGCTGCAAAGTGGCTCTCCTTTCTTTAATATTTACAGGTATCGCTTTTGCCGGCTTAAGCTTCACCACTGAGATATGGATGAGCATACTGGTGCTTGGGATTTTCGGTATTTCTTTATCTGTAACAAATATCCCTTTCATCGCGTTTGTTCAAAGCTTAATAGAAGAAAAAATGCTCGGACGTGTGATGGGACTTATCTCGTTAGCATCAATGGGGCTGATTCCAGTCAGTTATTTATTGACTTCGGGGGTTTTGGCACTTGGTATTTCCATCGATCATATTATGGCCGTCGGTGGTACTCTTGTCTCACTCTACGCTGCCTTTATCTATTTGAAATTCAAAGAACTCAGGGAAATCGATTGATCTATTTGCTATGACAATAAAAAAAGCCCCCGGGCACGAGAGAGAGTTTCAGGCATACCTCTAATTACCGGAAGGGACTTCCATTATTGATTATATATCATGATTGGGATAATCATTTTGACTTCTTGTACCAACCCTTTTCCTTGAATCGGGAGATGGCTTCGATGCGGTTCGTTACTTCTAATTTTTCCAAAATAACAGATATATAATTTCTTACCGTGCCAGGAGTGATGTATAAGGTCTGGGAAATGTCTTTGGTATTCTTGCCATCCGCCATTAGTTGGATAACTTCCTGTTCGCGTTCTGTGAGCGGGTTTTGCTCTGTAAAAGCGAGGTCGACAAGTTCTGGGTCAAAAATCCTTTGGCCATCAATGATCTTCTTAATGGCTGTCGCCAGATCTTCACTAGGGCTGTCTTTCAGCAAATAGCCGCTTACACCAGCTTTCCGGGCACGATCGAAATAGCCGGAACGGGCAAAAGTGGTTAAAATGATGACTTTACAAGGTTGGTCATACAACTCTTCAGCAGCGTCCAGTCCATCTTTGACGGGCATTTCGATATCCATGATGCAGATGTCAGGTTCCAGCTTCCTTACGAGGTCGCAAGCTTCCTGGCCGTTGTGCGCTTTGCCTACAACTTCCATGCCTTCCTCTAAATCGAGCAGGGCTCCAAGTGCTCCTAATAACATCCGCTGGTCTTCAGCAATGACAATCCGAATCATGCCGGACCCTCCTTTTCTTTATTTTTAATTACATTCGGAACATGCAGTCGCAATATTGTTCCATTATCTGATTCAATTTCAAGAGTGCCGTTGACAAACTCCAGGCGTTCACGCATTCCTTGCAGCCCATGACCTTGAAACGGCTCGACCGAGGCTGGGATTCCTTTTCCATCATCTTCAACAATAATTAGGATTTCAGTAGGAAGCGGGTTGATGACGACCCTGCACTTTGTAGCTCCGCTGTGTTTGACGATATTCGTAGCGGCTTCTTTCAGACACATGCTCAGGACATTCTCAACGAGCAGCGGTGTGTTCTTCAGATGAGGATCCCCTTCGTATTCAAACGTCATTTCTGCTGCCTCAATGATCTGCTGTACACGGACAAGCTCGTCTTCTAGCTTCGTCCCTCTCATATTCGATACCATCTCCCGGACTTCCTTCAAAGCCGTGCGGGCTGTTGTACGAATATCATCGACCTCTTGCATGGCTTTCTCCGGTTTAACCGTAATCAGCTTGTTTGCTAAATCACTTTTCAATCCAATCATCGAAAGTTTCTGCCCGAGGGTGTCATGCAGATCACGGGCGATTCGTTCGCGTTCTTCGATGACCATCAGTTGAGAGATTCGTTCATTGGCATCCTCTAATTCGCCTTCAAGCTTATGCTGCTGATTACGATAACGGATGGTGAACGGGAGCAGAATTACTCCGATGACCGCAATGATAATAAAAGGTAAGTTCGGAAAAAGGGAGTCGATTTGATAGATGAACGTTGTCGTGATTGCGATCAAAGTCGTGGCAAGGTGTACAATGTATAAAGATAAAAATCCGCCCAGATGTTTGATATTTCCTATGAAAAAAGCCAAGAACAAGGCGAAATAAATATATCCGAATAAAACGGTCATGACGAGGCTGATCGCCATTTCAATACTTACCCATAAGTATGTGAGACGGCTGTTCGACATGAAGGATAAACGGTAAGCAAGGAAAAAGATAAGTGTCATTAGAAATCCGAACAACATTTCATACATCGAAGAAGATCGGAAAATGAAGAAAAAAGGCAACACACAAAAAATAATCCACACATAAGTGCTGAGACCTGTATTCTTCGGGATGATATGGTACCAGTTCTGCATCGGGAACCTCCTTGTCACATTAATTCAAGCATATACGAAAAATGCCAGTGTTGTCATCTTCTCTTTGAGCAGAGGGAAAAACAGCTTTGGAAGGCCAGAATGAAAGAAAGAAGTCCATTCATCTGAATGGACTTCTCACATTACTGATCGTCTTGTAAGCTTGGCTGTTTATTCAGCATGGAAGATCGTTGTTTTTTCAACAATGGCTTCACTTCTTTAAAGGATATGAACGTTTTATTTGCCTTGTCATAAAGGCGGAATCGGATCGACTGAAGGCTCGTGGCAAGAGTGATCGTTGTTGCATGTTGAAGCGGCGGTGTTTCTTCGTGTGCTTTCTCTAACATATAATTCGGGACGCGCGGACTCAAGTGATGGACGTGGTGGAAACCGATATTACCGGAAACCCACTGTAACACTTTAGGCAGTTTATAATACGAGCTACCATCTACAGCTGCTTTGACAAAGTCCCATTCGGATTCATCTTCAAAATAAGAATCCTCAAATTGGTGCTGGACGTAGAATAACCAGATGCCGAGCATGCCAGAGACATAGAGAACAGGGAGCTGGATGATCAAGAAAGCCTGCCAGCCAATCGCCCAAATAAGCAAACCGTAGATGACGGCGATGGATGTGTTCGTCAAATATGTGTTCATACGTTCTTTTCGTTTTGCGCCTTTACGGTTGAAACGGTTGGATACAAGGAACAAGTAGATTGGTCCAAGGCCGAACATGACAATCGGATTTCTGTAAAAACGATAGGCGAAGCGTTCTTTAAGAGAAGCATTCAAATACTCATCCACAGTCATGACCCATATATCTCCTGTGCCGCGTTTATCCAGGTTCCCACTTGTTGCGTGGTGGATATTGTGGCTTCTCTTCCATTTGTCAAAAGGGAAGAGGGTCAGAATTCCGGCGATTGTTCCTATAATCCTGTTTGCTTTACTGCTTTTCAAAAAGGATTGGTGTGTACAATCGTGGAATATGATGAAAACCCGAATGACGAACCCACCTGCGATTATAGCAATCGGGAGCGCCAGCCAGACAGAAATGGATAAGCTTGCGTAAGCTAAAGTCCATAATAGAACAAAGGGTACGAGTGTATTGATAAGCTGGCGAACGCCTGCGGATGTATCTGGTTTCGCAAAGCTGGATACGCTTTTTTTCAGCTCTTTTTGTTTCTCTTTATTCATAAAAACGACTCCTTCACGTTTGGTCATAACCTTATGATAGGTTAAAAACAATGTTTTTATAAGACACAAACGTCAGTATCTTCGTATGACACTTGTCATGGGTATCTGTCTATTCTTGGGAGGTGAACATGGAAAGGAAGCTTTAAAATTAAAAGGATCCTTTTAATTCAGAGATTAGACTACCGTTAAGAAATCGCTTACATTATGCTATAATAGAAGTAAGAAACAATACTCTATTAATGGAGGGTTTCCCTATGACCAAACGAATTCTCGTTGCGTACGATGGGAGTGACTTGAGTAAAGAAGCGGTATGGGAAGCGAGGAATCAGGCGTGTGAAACTCCAAAAAGGGAGATACACATCGTATCAGTTGTCAAACCGACTGGTCCCATGACAAATGCTGTAGTCTCACGAAGTATCGGGAACGAAATGGCAGAGAAGTTCCGTTCAGAAATGGATGTGTTGAAAGAACAGATGGATTCACCGGAAGTGGATGTCGTCAGTGAAGTACTCGTTAGTAAAGTAGAAGGAAATCCTGGTGTCAGTATCTGTGAATATGCGGATGAGCAAGCAGTGGACTTGATCATCGTCGGGAGCCGCGGCCTTGGTAATGTGAAGAAACTGTTCTTAGGGAGTGTGAGCAATAACGTCGTCCAGAATGCCACCTGCCCTGTTTTAGTCATGAAATAAAGAAAAACGAAAGCCTGAAGGCTAATCCCTTCAGGCTTTCGTTTTTTTATTGGGCGGAGACTTTATTGGTTCTTCCTCAGGTCATCCAAATTCTGGATGACCTGAGGAAGAACCATGTTTTCCCATTAATTCCGTGCTCTAAACGGGGGCTTTAGTCTTTTGTGTTTAAACCCTAAAACTAGGGGGTTATCTTTGTGTTTGGCGCACGTTGTCGAATGGAAGCGCTATCCGTTATAATTTTCTTAACAGTTAAAAAACAAATTTTCCATTCCACCTAAAGCAGACCCACATGGTTATCGATAGGAGAATGATGAAAGGGTGTGGTGATCTTGGAAGCCATCAGTAAGAACTTTTTCTTATACCTTTCTAACAACAAGATGTTAGATCGCTTTGCTAAGCGTTTCGGCAGTAGATTTGGGGCTGACAAGATAGTAGGGGGAGAGACTTTCTCCCAGGCAATTCCGTTAATACAGCAATTGAACCATGAGGGACTTGAAGTAACTGTTGACCATTTAGGTGAATTTGTAGACTCTGAAGCAGAGGCCAGGGATCGTGCGGGAGAATGTATCCGCAGCATCCAGCAGATAGCGAGCAATCAGTTGAAGTCAGAAGTATCACTGAAAATGACTTCTCTTGGATTGGATATCAGTCATGAGCTCGTAATGGAAAATATGGAGCTCATCTTAAAAGAAGCCCAGAAGCACAACATTACAATCACCATTGATATGGAAGACTCCTCAAGGTGCGGGGCCACTCTGGACATTTATAAAGCATTGAAGAAAGATCATCCGAATCTGGGGACGGTCATTCAATCATACCTTTACCGCTCAGATGAAGACTTGGATGAACTGGATCCTTATGATCCATATTTACGCCTCGTCAAAGGGGCCTATAAGGAATCTGGAAAAGTTGCTTTTCCGGAGAAAAACCTTGTCGACGATAACTTGAAACATCTGATTAAGAAGAACTTGTTGAATGGAAATTATACAGCCATCGCAAGTCACGATGATGCCATCGTCGATTATACGAAGCAATTGGTAAAAGAACATGATATTCCGACTGACCGCTTTGAGTTCCAAATGCTCTACGGCATGAGGACTCAAATGCAGCAGGATCTCCTCAATGAAGGATATACCGTCCGCGTTTACTTGCCATATGGCGAGGACTGGTACGGCTATTTCATGAGACGTCTGGCCGAAAGACCAGCGAATATCGCATTTGCAGTCAGAGGAATTTTCAACTAATCAATATTTCCAAAATCAGAAAGGGGAATTTATCATGGTACAGCCTTATAAACATGAACCATTCACAGATTTCACAGTAGAAGAAAATAAGAAAGCTTTCGAAGAAGCATTGAAGCAAGTGAAAGAAGAATTGGGTCAACATCATGACCTTCTGATTAATGGAGAACGCATCCGTACAGATAATCAAATTACTTCTACGAACCCTGCCAATACAAAACAAGTGGTAGGTACGGTTTCCAAAGCGAATCAAGAACTTGCTGAAAAAGCAGTCCAATCCGCTTCTGAAGCGTTCAAAGACTGGAAAAAATGGGATCCACGCGCTCGAGCTGAATTGCTTTTCCGTGCGGCTCATATCATCCGTCGCCGTAAACACGAATTCTCTGCCTATCTTGTTTATGAAGTAGGGAAGCCTTGGAAAGAGGCGGATGCGGATACAGCAGAAGCGATCGATTTCCTTGAATATTATGGTCGTCAAATGATTGAGTTGAAAGATGGCAAACCAGTGGAAAGCCGTCCAGGCGAACAAAACCGTTACATCTATACGTCTACAGGGGTCGCTGTTGTCATCCCGCCTTGGAACCTGGCATTTGCAATCATGGCTGGAACAGCGATTGCTCCATTGGTTACAGGAAGCACTGTAGTTATGAAGCCAGCTAGTAACAGTCCTGTCATAGCTGCTAAATTCGTAGAAGTATTAGAAGAAGCAGGCCTTCCGAAAGGCGTATTGAACTTTGTGCCAGGAAGCGGGGGAGAAGTTGGAGACTATCTCGTCGACCATCCTAAAACAGCGCTCATTTCCTTTACAGGATCCCGCGATGTAGGTACACGCATCATCAAACGTGCTGCAGAAATTCAAGAAGGTCAAAACCACTTGAAGCAAGTCATTGCTGAAATGGGTGGTAAAGATACCGTAGTCGTCGATAAAGAAGCGAACATCGAAACAGCGGTAGATGCCATCGTCGTATCTGCTTTCGGATTCTCAGGACAGAAGTGCTCTTCCGGATCCCGTGCAGTCGTCCACGAGGATGTTTACGATGAAGTGTTGGAAAAAGTGAAAGAGCGTACTGAAAAGCTTACCGTTGGAAACGCTTCTGAAGAGAATGTCTATATGGGACCTGTCGTCGATCAAAGCGCTTATGATAAAATCATGAGCTATATGGAAGTTGGTAAAGAAGAAGGTCGTCTTGTCACAGGCGGAAAAGGTGACGATTCCAAAGGTTATTTCATTGAGCCTACAGTATTTGCGGATCTTGATCCAAATTCCCGTATGCAGCAAGAGGAAATCTTCGGACCAGTTGTCTGCTTCACAAAAGCTAAGAACTTCGATGAAGCTCTCGAAATTGCCAACAACACAGAATATGGTCTAACAGGTGCGGTCATCTCTGATAATCGTGATCATCTGGAACAGGCAAAATATGACTTTCACGTCGGGAACCTGTACTTCAACCGTAACTGTACAGGTGCCATCGTAGGCTACCAGCCGTTCGGCGGGTTCAAGATGTCCGGTACTGACTCCAAAGCGGGTGGACCAGATTACTTGGCCTTGCACATGCAAGCGAAAACAATCTCCGAAATGTTTTAAATCAATGCCTGAGGCTCCCCCAAACTCTTGGGGGAGCTTTTTTAATAGAATCAAAAAGTGGAATCCATATAGGGGGTTGAAGTGTGTGCTACTCCTTTTAAGTAGGTAGCCCTTCGCGACATAAGCAGTCCATTTACGTGGGGGAAGCCCGCCCCACTGCAATGTTCTGCTTATGCGTGTCAGGGCTGTCAACCTCTCGCCACACTTTCAATATATCCAGCTCCAGTGGACAGACACTCGAGGTCTTAAGTCCAATGTCTGCGTGAAGAAAACCGCTTCACTCAGAAATTGTTCTTAAGCTTGTCGTGTCTACCAGTCCACTTCCACTTTTAAAGTAATCCGGTTCTGAGAGGTAGCCCTTCGCGACATAAGCAGTCCATTTACGTGGAGGAAGCCCGCCCCACTGCAATGTTCTGCTTATGTGTGTCAGGGCTGTCAACCTCTCGCCACACTTTCAATATATATTTCTTTTTCTTTCTATGACAAACCGATATAATGGAGGGTAACGAATTATGACATTCAGCCTACTCGGAAAGGTTAGGGTTCCTATGGAAGTAAAAGAATTGATCCTTCAGGCGGAGGACATCCATAAAGCGACAGAGCTGATCAGTTCTAAGCTGAAGAAGCCTGTCATCATAGAGAATAAAAACTTTGAATTGGTATCCTATAGTTCTTCTTTTGATGATTTCGACCAAACTCAGCAAAAGACAATCCTTTCGAAGAAGTGCCCGATTTTCATCATCGATCGGTTGAAGAAAGAAGGGATCGTGCAACGTTTGGAACAGCATCCTGATCCGATTCGTGTCCATCCTATCGAGGATCTCGGGTTTCACCAGCGAGTGGTGATTGCAGCGAAGCATCTCGGTCATACAATGGGGTACGTCTGGGTGCAGGAGTCCGATCATTTGTTGGATGCAGAGGAAATGGAGTTTTTAGAAGAGATTACGCCGCATCTCGGAAAACTGATTTATGATCAGTTCATGAAGGTGAATGCCAAGGAAGGTCGTAAAGAGGAATTACTTTGGCAATTGCTGCATCATGAATATGGCAGTGAGAGCCAATTCCGTCACGATGCTTCACTGGCGAAACTTCAAATTCCTGAGCGTTTTTCAGTCATGGTCTTTTCAGTGACGGCGCCCCAGTATAAATACATGCTCGACTACTTGGAAAACACGGTGAATCGTTTTAGGACAGATAAAAAACTCTATTACTTGAAAACAGAATTCCAACTCATCATGGTCATTGAAGGCAGGGAAAATGAGAGCTTTTCTTCAAGAAATATTGCTAGAGATCTGATCGATGAAGTGAAGTACGAAACGGGAGAAGAAGCGTTTTATCACTTTTTAATTGGTTTAGGGAAAGAGTATAAAAAGCTTTACAACATGAGGAAAAGTTTCCTCGAAGCTTTGGAAGTGATCGAAACCGCCAACTTCATCAGTCCTCGCCCAGAGTCAATGCCCAGGGAATTCGCCAATCTCGGAATATACAGATACTTGGCTGCCCTGTATGAAAAGAACAGTTCGGAAGACTACTATAGTGAAGATCTTCTGACACTGATCAAGAATGACTCGGATAAACAGACAGAGCTTTTACTTACACTGGAAGCCTATTTGGCAAATAACGGGAAGGGGAAGCAGACAGCGAACGAGTTGTTTATCCACCCCAATACGTTGAATTACCGGATCAAACAAATCCAGGAGCTCACGAACATCAATTTCTCTGACTTTAATATGAAAGCTTATTTGTACACAGAGTTGTTGCTGTTGAATAATGTAGAGAACTACTATCAACGATATAAATCAGCCTTACAAAAATAATCTGAAGGAGAGGGGTCTTTTTTAAAGGCGACTCTCCTCTTTTTTAACTGAGGAATTTGACATTCTCCTCTGAAAAGCTTTATTCAATGGGAAAGGAAGTTTAAAAAAGGAGGGAAGACAAATGGATGAACAAAAGTTGATTCAACAGCATCTGGCTAATGAAAGGACGTACCTGGCCTGGATCCGGACTAGCATCGCTCTTGTAGGGGTAGGTTTCCTTGCAACCACCGTCCACATGACAGCATTACCGGATGCAGGGGATGTGGGCAATAAGCTGGCCATTCTCGTCAGTATTGTGTCTTTATTCCTCGGCATCATGACGATTGTCGGGGCAACGATCAATTATTACCAAACACGAAGAAATATCAACGAAAGCCGTTTTGCTTCATCCCATCGCATCATTGCTTATATGACTACAGTCGCTTTATTGTTAGTCGTTTTAGTCTCTGCTTATCTCCTGTTTGTTTAATCCTGCTTATACATAATAAAGACCCTCGTTGAAACGAAACAACGAGGGTCTTACTTTCCTAGGCAGCAGATTCTTCATCAGGACGTGATTGGCCGATGAAGAAGGCCATGATGAAACCTGCGACGGCAATGAAACCTGCCACAAGGAACGAAATATTGACGCCGTGAATGAGCCCGGGCACCCCTTCAGAAGGAATGGTCTGACTCGTCATGACTGAGACAAGCAATGCAGTGCCTACTGCTCCTGATACTTGGCGCATCGTATTGTTCATCGCTGTTCCATGGGGCATAAGGTGTGCTGGCAGCTGGTTCAGTCCAGCTGTCGTTACGGGCATCATCACCATGGAAATTCCGAACATCCGGACACAGTTTACCAAGGCAAGGTACGTGAAAGTAGTCGAAGGATTCAAGTTCGTAAACATGAATGTAGAAATGACAAGCAATGCAAGACCTGTGATAGCGAGCCATTTTGCTCCGAATTTATCAAAGAGTCGACCGGTGATCGGGTTCATGATCCCCATTAAAAGGGCTCCAGGGAGGAGCATGAGTCCCGATTCAAAGGCAGTGAAACCGAGCATGTCCTGCATGAGAATAGGCAGGATGACGGCCCCGCCGATCATGGCAATGAATACAATCATGCCAAGAGCAGTGGTTAAAGTGAACGTCTTGTATTTGAATATCCTGAATTCGAGTATTGGTTTTTCCAGTTTCATTTGTCTTGTTATGAACAGGGTCAATGTAACCGCTCCGACAAGGAGTGAAATCAGCACTTCAGGACTCGTAAAGCTCCCATTCCCCGCCACACTGAATCCGTAAAGTATTCCACCAAATCCGAAGGTGGATAAAATGATTGAAATCGGATCCACTTTAGGGAAAGTCTGTTTGGTTACATTTTTCAAAATGAAATAAGCGACGATGATATCTATTATGGCAATTGGTAAAATGACGAAAAATAAACTTCTCCAAGGAAATTGCTCGACAAGCCAGCCGGAAAGTGTCGGTCCGATCGCTGGTGCGAAGGCAATGACCAACCCGAACATCCCCATGGCAGCCCCTCTTTTCTCTATTGGAAAGACGAGGAAAAGGATCGTTTGCATTAAAGGGAGGATAATGCCGGCGCCGGAAGCTTGTAAAACTCTTCCCGCAAGCAGTACCGAAAAGTTCGGAGCTAACCCGCAGACGAGTGTACCTGCTGCGAATAAGCCGAGAGCTGTCATGAATAATTTTCTGGTGGTAAACCTTTCAATTAAAAATGCTGTAATCGGAATCATGATGCCGTTGACTAACATGAAAATGGACTGCAGCCATTGGGCTGTGTTGGCATCTAGATTCAAATCGGCCATTATATGTGGCAGCGCTGTTGCTAATAGTGTTTGGTTCAAAATCGCAACAAAGGCCCCTGAGATCAGTACGATCATCAAAGGGACCCGATTTATGGATGGTTCTTGCTCTGACATGAATACCCCTTCTTTCTAATACTTAGGTCGCTAATCATTAATATTAACATAAGACTTGTGATCGCATCACCTGTTTTGCTTTCCATATTTTATTAACACTCCATAAAGATTAGCTGGCTAATGAAAAGAGACTACGGAAGCTTCATTCCGTAGTCTCTCTAATTAAATATTTTTTTACCATTAAGCTTTCCTTTTTTCTGTTTTGTTGATGACGGATGTACCGACAAGGTCACCGGTGACGTTAAGTGCTGTAGCTCCCATTCCGACGAATACATCTACTGCGGCCAATAATGCAACAGCTTCCATCGGCAAACCTACTTGGGAGAATACAGTGGCAATCATAATGATGCCTGCTCCTGGAACGCCTGCTGTACCGACTGAGGCAAGTGTGCCGACAATGACTACCTGCAGAATGGCAGCAAAACTCAGCGGATCACCAACGACGTTTGCAGCAAATACAGCAGAAATCGCAATACGGATCGCTGCACCATCCATGTTAATGGTCGCCCCGAGTGGCAAACTGAAACCGTAGAGATTTTTTTTCAAACCGAGGGCTTGTGCTGCGTTTAAAGTTACCGGCAGAGTCCCTGAACTGCTCTGTGTAACAAAAGCAGTAATCATAGGTGTACGGGCTTCTTTGAAAAAGGACAAAGGACGCTGTTTGGTAACTAACAGGACAAGAATGTAAAGAGCGAGCTGTACGAGAAGACCGACATAAAGGACTAAAATGAATGTCCCTAAAGATCCGAGGGTTTCCGCCCCTTGTGTGCCGACAATCTCAGCGACGATGGCTAAGATTCCGATGGGAACATATTGTAAAATCCCTTTCATGACGGTAAGGGTCGCTTCGTTCAATCCTTCAATACCTTTGTAAAGACTATTACCTATATCGTTGTAAGCAGATGAAGAACGTAAATGGGAAATGGCTATCCCGAATACGAGTGCTGTGAAAATAATGCCTAGCAAGTTCATTTCAGTAAA
Coding sequences within:
- a CDS encoding dicarboxylate/amino acid:cation symporter, which encodes MNKIWKGYLQTSLIKKITVALIIGVLIGLIFGEGAAVLAPFGDLLMRLLKFIIVPLILLTLIVGVNQTSVGGLGRMGGKVFLYYLGTSALAIIVGVTVASLLNPGTGMTLDGNESVEVPENPGVTSVLLNIVPDNILTAFTEMNLLGIIFTALVFGIAISHLRSSSAYNDIGNSLYKGIEGLNEATLTVMKGILQYVPIGILAIVAEIVGTQGAETLGSLGTFILVLYVGLLVQLALYILVLLVTKQRPLSFFKEARTPMITAFVTQSSSGTLPVTLNAAQALGLKKNLYGFSLPLGATINMDGAAIRIAISAVFAANVVGDPLSFAAILQVVIVGTLASVGTAGVPGAGIIMIATVFSQVGLPMEAVALLAAVDVFVGMGATALNVTGDLVGTSVINKTEKRKA